In Ornithodoros turicata isolate Travis unplaced genomic scaffold, ASM3712646v1 ctg00000864.1, whole genome shotgun sequence, one DNA window encodes the following:
- the LOC135375445 gene encoding endothelin-converting enzyme-like 1, with translation MVVHLRTRYLCECSPAHRLRRNSAASALPDKVDALTWEDSPTLSRPHLRPPRKTRLTKFAINTLYALSPPSSSSPELSRQRKFKRIIIFSIPVLLLLGAVTYFVIKHVDDQKNYLLCDSQACSAFEVMLSRTISDHLDPCDNFYAFVCDGWNRAQLKSVYRSHLDYFLALLNENLQENVPRYGQNSHEKAAAFFQACRMAAQKNRGDTQGFRNILSESHVDWPSISEKADVLLSLVRIFRILRISNLLNIERSGNTLVIRGGGAEASNYKKRTAVIENSGRYQWYYETFQNATKSARMREEFMLPYSEFFQIEVAILGNLTNYSRDTSTNPPKNLHELANLTNEISYERWLRLVTRELVLPADTPVFISQDDCDYLRAFSGLLKIMEEKYLHYEVGWIMVQQCAPFINSEVLGAYVGDVDPSDAGRRGDLQNRNLCFQLTETYMGWSIYAKFSEIYAPSPSIKEVREIIDDIGKVAFIRTGAEEDSMGAGYANSPLREQLHLMTKYQDRFQDPDVLNATFINISDMGPFTFQNWRRVVHDFLTRGNLTLWKLVRTHFISGLLVTSEAYNLYNEAEEMYLLPPHAMVLPLYDIKVLSAVKYAALGSVIASAAIAMTGPSNRSRDSVRNESLHEHTNNRVRDAAAALEIVWEAYRNATEYAGAVRLRHLSHLSSDAIFFVATCYILCGQPADTYPALRCNEPLKHRPEFAGAFSCGDVTFTDPEFKPRDLRHL, from the exons ATGGTGGTACATCTGCGAACTCGATACTTGTGCGAATGCTCCCCAGCACACCGCCTACGCCGTAACTCAGCGGCGTCCGCGTTGCCAGATAAGGTGGACGCCCTCACGTGGGAG GACTCGCCGACGTTGAGTCGTCCTCATCTGAGACCACCTCGCAAGACGCGTCTCACGAAATTCGCAATCAACACCCTGTACGCGCTGTCACCACCTTCATCGTCAAGCCCAGAACTTTCCCGCCAACGGAAGTTCAAACGCATCATCATCTTTTCCATCCCAGTACTTCTGTTGCTCGGAGCAGTAACGTATTTTGTCATCAAACACGTCGACGACCAGAAAAACTACCTACTCTGCGATTCGCAAGCTTGTAGCGCGTTCGAAGTAATGCTCAGTAGGACCATCAGCGACCATCTTGATCCGTGCGACAACTTCTACGCTTTCGTCTGCGACGGCTGGAATAGGGCTCAGTTGAAGTCTGTCTACCGAAGCCACTTGGACTATTTTCTGGCGTTGCTCAACGAGAACCTCCAGGAAAATGTCCCTCGTTATGGGCAAAATTCACACGAAAAGGCGGCAGCATTCTTTCAAGCGTGCAGAATGGCTGCACAAAAGAATCGTGGAGATACGCAGGGCTTCAGAAATATTCTCTCTGAGAGCCACGTCGACTGGCCCAGCATCTCTGAGAAGGCGGACGTGCTCTTGTCGTTGGTCAGAATTTTCAGGATTCTTAGGATAAGTAATCTTTTGAATATTGAGAGGAGTGGAAACACATTGGTCATACGTGGAGGTGGAGCAGAAGCATCCAACTACAAGAAGAGGACAGCCGTAATTGAAAACTCGGGAAGATACCAATGGTACTACGAGACGTTTCAAAATGCGACAAAAAGTGCACGCATGAGGGAAGAATTCATGCTTCCATATTCCGAGTTTTTCCAAATCGAAGTTGCAATACTCGGCAATCTCACAAACTATAGCAGGGACACTAGCACGAACCCACCGAAGAACTTGCATGAGCTGGCAAACCTGACAAATGAAATTTCTTACGAACGTTGGTTAAGACTCGTGACACGGGAGCTTGTCCTCCCTGCAGATACCCCAGTATTTATCAGCCAGGATGACTGCGATTACCTCCGGGCGTTCAGCGGACTTTTGAAGATCATGGAAGAGAAGTACCTTCACTACGAAGTAGGCTGGATTATGGTTCAACAGTGTGCTCCCTTCATCAATAGCGAAGTTCTGGGCGCCTATGTCGGTGACGTTGACCCATCCGACGCAGGAAGACGTGGAGATCTACAAAACCGTAACCTCTGTTTCCAACTCACTGAAACCTACATGGGGTGGTCGATCTACGCGAAGTTTTCTGAGATATACGCTCCAAGCCCCTCCATAAAAGAAGTACGTGAGATAATCGACGACATTGGCAAAGTCGCTTTTATTAGGACCGGGGCCGAAGAAGACAGCATGGGTGCAGGTTATGCCAACTCTCCATTGCGAGAACAGTTGCACTTAATGACCAAATACCAAGACCGCTTTCAGGATCCCGATGTTCTGAACGCCACATTCATCAACATCAGTGACATGGGTCCCTTCACCTTCCAGAACTGGCGCAGAGTTGTTCACGATTTCCTTACGCGCGGAAATCTGACCCTTTGGAAGTTGGTCAGAACACATTTCATTTCTGGTCTACTCGTCACGAGTGAAGCCTACAATCTCTACAATGAAGCAGAAGAGATGTACTTGTTACCGCCCCACGCGATGGTGCTTCCACTGTACGATATTAAGGTCCTGAGCGCAGTCAAGTACGCTGCCTTAGGATCAGTCATCGCCTCGGCGGCAATCGCTATGACTGGACCTTCCAACAGGAGCAGAGATTCTGTCAGAAATGAATCCCTTCACGAGCACACGAACAACCGAGTGCGTGATGCGGCAGCTGCGCTAGAGATAGTCTGGGAAGCGTATAGGAACGCTACGGAATATGCTGGGGCCGTTCGACTTCGTCATCTGTCGCACTTGTCGTCGGACGCCATATTTTTTGTGGCTACGTGTTATATTCTCTGCGGCCAGCCTGCGGACACTTACCCAGCATTGCGATGCAACGAGCCCTTGAAACATCGACCTGAGTTCGCGGGAGCTTTCTCTTGCGGTGACGTCACTTTTACTGATCCTGAGTTCAAGCCTCGCGATTTACGTCACCTGTAG
- the LOC135375447 gene encoding neprilysin-1-like, protein MLRKTISQETDPCNNFYAYVCDGWNKGQSKSVYQNHVDNFLELLAEGLQENVPRYDQSPDQKAAAFFQACRRAADDERGDMLGLRQILHTSDVHWPVISEKPDVLRSLVRFYKSLRIKNLLNIDKNEGSLVISGGAMLASKYQRRATLIKNPGTYDYKTYYETFQNATKGIYMSEQKFLPYSEFVEVEDSILGNLTNYTKAAVKSLPKNLSDLANLTAEIPYERWLKLATRELGLSANAPVNISDGDSDYIRAFSGLLKIIDEKYLHYEVGWIMIQQCATFIDRQVLSAYVGDFEPFQPGSLTDITNRDYCFVTTEHMLGWPVYANFLKGNVLAESIKDVRNIIDDIGRVAFPKIYGKMTPGSPYTDSVFRKKLGSLTTYQDRFEHFNFSGAFSKIADMGPYIFQNWEEVIRGLHTFWKLISTHFMPRLLERHLTYNLYNDLEGTYLLPPYAMMMPLYDLHVIKAVKYGALGSLIGSAALGMSHYYWSLNESRDCIMNTSADGNFSEQVLHPAGAVRVTWEAYRNSVGPADDVRLRSLPDLTSAEVFFVTTCYILCGLPKEAHPEFRCNEPLKHLKEFSEAFGCRRNTAMNPDEKCKLFPTT, encoded by the coding sequence ATGCTCCGTAAGACCATCAGCCAAGAAACGGACCCGTGCAACAACTTCTACGCATATGTCTGCGACGGTTGGAACAAagggcagtccaagtctgtgtACCAGAACCATGTGGATAACTTTTTGGAGTTGCTAGCTGAAGGCCTTCAGGAAAATGTCCCTCGCTACGACCAGAGTCCCGACCAGAAGGCGGCAGCCTTCTTCCAGGCGTGCAGGAGAGCTGCAGATGACGAACGTGGAGACATGTTGGGTTTAAGGCAAATACTTCACACAAGCGACGTGCATTGGCCCGTTATTTCTGAGAAACCGGACGTCCTCAGATCACTAGTTCGATTTTACAAGTCTCTCAGGATCAAGAACCTTCTGAACATCGACAAGAACGAAGGCAGCTTGGTCATATCCGGAGGCGCTATGTTAGCTAGTAAATACCAACGTAGAGCAACATTAATTAAAAACCCGGGAACGTATGACTACAAGACTTACTACGAGACATTTCAAAATGCGACCAAAGGTATCTACatgtcagaacaaaaattcctTCCATATTCTGAATTCGTGGAAGTTGAAGATTCGATACTTGGCAATCTAACAAATTACACCAAGGCAGCCGTCAAAAGCCTTCCGAAGAACCTGAGCGACCTGGCAAACTTAACGGCCGAGATTCCTTACGAGCGCTGGTTAAAACTTGCGACACGAGAACTTGGCCTTTCCGCAAATGCCCCAGTGAACATCAGCGACGGGGACAGTGATTACATCCGCGCGTTCAGCGGGCTTTTGAAAATTATCGATGAAAAGTACCTGCACTACGAAGTAGGTTGGATCATGATACAACAGTGCGCCACTTTCATCGATCGACAAGTCCTTAGTGCATATGTCGGCGACTTCGAGCCATTTCAGCCGGGAAGCTTGACGGATATAACAAACCGCGACTACTGCTTCGTGACTACAGAACACATGCTGGGATGGCCTGTCTACGCCAATTTCTTGAAGGGGAACGTACTAGCGGAGTCGATAAAGGACGTACGTAACATTATCGACGACATTGGCCGCGTTGCTTTTCCTAAGATATACGGAAAGATGACACCAGGTTCACCTTACACGGATTCCGTCTTCCGGAAGAAGCTTGGTTCACTCACGACGTACCAAGACCGATTTGAACACTTCAACTTCAGCGGCGCATTTTCCAAGATCGCCGATATGGGTCCTTACATCTTCCAAAACTGGGAGGAAGTTATTCGGGGCCTCCACACATTTTGGAAATTGATCAGCACGCATTTCATGCCCAGGTTACTCGAAAGACATCTAACGTATAATCTTTACAACGATCTCGAAGGTACATACCTGCTGCCGCCCTACGCTATGATGATGCCACTTTACGACCTTCACGTCATCAAAGCGGTCAAGTATGGTGCTTTGGGGTCCTTGATCGGCTCGGCTGCTTTGGGAATGTCCCATTACTATTGGTCGCTTAACGAAAGTAGAGACTGTATCATGAACACCTCTGCTGACGGCAACTTCAGTGAGCAGGTGCTTCATCCAGCAGGTGCGGTACGCGTAACCTGGGAGGCGTACCGGAACTCTGTGGGTCCTGCTGACGACGTTCGACTGCGTAGTTTGCCTGACTTAACGTCTGCCGAGGTTTTTTTCGTGACCACATGTTATATTCTGTGCGGCCTGCCTAAAGAAGCTCACCCCGAATTCCGGTGCAACGAGCCCTTAAAACACCTCAAGGAATTTTCTGAAGCTTTCGGCTGCCGACGGAATACAGCTATGAATCCTGACGAGAAGTGCAAGCTGTTTCCAACGACATGA
- the LOC135375446 gene encoding uncharacterized protein LOC135375446: MLSLTDSELAILQKISRTIQALKDAPPQKNPLVALAIVKDVDKITLATNFSVALTTPAAASTTGVHSSSVQSLTTEIHQDWPCPQEVMDHDFTLIDDSNRFTLVDERGSGEMMVIEGEFEDQHDGVLPNSTSPLFYFNEGYFVDYVAAPACIGVLGLVSDAASITRVVAETQINAYVIPRARVLEAMSIFTRPPSFLYHIWHHIARVVASLVLQTDTKYQTWPLEKISRRLESFLLPDLSECNRFQLTSDIQEAVLVQGIALDTETQDLYTAPVCLPSKPMRLVFPQTRETRVRNVLLLVAEDTYKVPLEYDWLQKKSGDEDREAEYNERFWGRERGFDHEGSLKQYSVEPSSL, encoded by the exons atgctaagcctaacggattcagaacttgccatcttgcaaaag ATCTCGAGGACTATTCaagctctgaaggatgcgccccctcaaaagaatcctcttgTGGcgttggctatcgttaaggatGTGGACAAAATCACGCTAGCGACAAATTTCTCCGTCGCCctaacgacaccggcggctgcctcgacgactGGGGTACACAGCAGTTCTGTCCAGAGCTTGACGACAgaaattcaccaagactggccctgTCCACAGGAGGTTATGGACCACGACTTTACTCTAATCGATGACTCTAATCGATTTACTCTAGTGGATGAAAGAGGGAgcggagagatgatggtg ATAGAAGGCGAATTCGAGGACCAGCACGACGGTGTCCTCCCCAATTCAACTTCGCCGCTATTTTATTTTAACGAAGGATACTTCGTGGATTACGTGGCTGCTCCTGCATGCATCGGGGTTCTAGGCCTCGTCTCCGATGCGGCCTCTATTACTAGAGTTGTAGCTGAAACTCAGATCAAT GCATACGTAATTCCTCGGGCACGGGTCTTGGAAGCAATGAGCATTTTCACCCGCCCGCCCAGCTTCCTCTACCACATTTGGCACCACATTGCCAGGGTCGTCGCTTCACTTGTTCTACAGACGGACACAAAGTATCAG ACCTGGCCACTGGAGAAGATAAGCCGCCGCCTGGAATCTTTCCTCCTTCCCGATTTGTCAGAGTGCAACCGGTTCCAGTTGACGTCCGATATCCAAGAAGCGGTCCTGGTACAGGGCATCGCACTCGACACAGAGACCCAAGACCTATACACTGCCCCCGTGTGCTTGCCATCGAAACCCATGAGACTTGTATTTCCG CAGACAAGAGAGACAAGGGTACGAAACGTGCTCCTATTGGTCGCAGAGGATACCTACAAGGTTCCCCTGGAGTATGATTGGCTTCAGAAGAAGTCTGGGGATGAGGACCGCGAAGCGGAGTATAATGAGCGCTTCTGGGGCCGT GAGAGAGGATTCGACCACGAGGGCTCACTGAAGCAGTACAGCGTGGAACCTTCCAGCCTATAA